A window of the Oncorhynchus masou masou isolate Uvic2021 chromosome 13, UVic_Omas_1.1, whole genome shotgun sequence genome harbors these coding sequences:
- the LOC135552861 gene encoding beta-crystallin A1-2, which produces MALTTPNPVGPWKITVYDQENFQGKRMEFTASCQNIMECGVDNIRSLKVECGAWVGYEHSSFSGQQFVLERGEYPRWESWSGSNAYHIERLMSFRPVCSANHKESKIVVFERENFIGKQWEMNDDYPSLQAMGWGNNEIGSMQVQSGAWVCYQFPGYRGYQYIMECDRHGGEYKHYREWGSHAQTFQVQSLRRIQQ; this is translated from the exons ATGGCGCTGACTACTCCTAACCCAGTGGGACCATGGAAG ATCACTGTCTACGACCAGGAGAACTTCCAGGGAAAGCGTATGGAGTTCACTGCTTCCTGCCAGAACATCATGGAGTGTGGTGTGGACAACATCCGCTCCCTGAAGGTCGAGTGTGGAGC ctGGGTAGGGTACGAGCACTCCAGCTTCTCCGGGCAGCAGTTTGTGTTGGAGCGTGGAGAGTACCCTCGCTGGGAGTCCTGGAGTGGCAGCAACGCCTACCACATCGAGAGGTTGATGTCCTTCCGCCCAGTCTGCTCTGCT AACCATAAGGAGTCCAAGATTGTGGTGTTCGAAAGGGAGAACTTCATTGGCAAGCAGTGGGAGATGAACGATGACTACCCCTCCCTGCAGGCCATGGGCTGGGGCAACAACGAGATCGGATCCATGCAGGTCCAGAGTGGAGC CTGGGTGTGCTACCAGTTCCCCGGTTACCGTGGCTACCAGTACATCATGGAGTGCGACCGTCATGGCGGAGAGTACAAACACTACAGGGAGTGGGGCTCCCACGCTCAGACCTTCCAGGTCCAGTCTCTGCGTCGCATCCAGCAGTAA
- the LOC135553399 gene encoding beta-crystallin B1-like: protein MSHSGAQGSIGSHPAMGLRAHKMYLFEFENFQGRMMECITECRNLCEKGFERIGSIRVECGPWVGYEQQNLSGEMFMLEKGEYPRWDTWSNSYRCDRFMSVRPVRMDTQDHKICLFECNNFEGRKMEVCDEDIPSLWSYGFQDRVASIQVTGGTWVGYQYPGYRGYQYVFECGVFKHWNEWGAHHPQIQSIRRVRDMQTHRRGCFEWTV from the exons ATGTCCCACTCCGGAGCCCAGGGCAGCATTGGGAGCCACCCAGCCATGGGGCTGCGTGCCCACAAA ATGTACCTGTTTGAGTTTGAGAACTTCCAGGGTCGTATGATGGAGTGCATCACTGAGTGCCGTAACCTGTGTGAGAAGGGCTTTGAGAGGATCGGCTCCATCAGGGTGGAGTGTGGACC CTGGGTGGGCTATGAGCAGCAGAACCTGAGTGGAGAGATGTTCATGCTGGAGAAGGGAGAGTACCCCCGCTGGGATACCTGGAGCAACAGCTACAGGTGTGACCGCTTCATGTCCGTCAGGCCCGTTCGCATG GACACCCAGGACCACAAGATCTGCCTGTTTGAGTGTAATAATTTTGAGGGCCGTAAGATGGAGGTGTGTGATGAGGATATCCCCAGTCTGTGGTCCTACGGCTTCCAGGACCGTGTGGCCAGCATCCAGGTCACTGGTGGAAC TTGGGTTGGCTACCAGTACCCTGGTTACCGTGGCTACCAGTACGTGTTCGAGTGCGGTGTCTTCAAGCACTGGAACGAGTGGGGCGCCCACCATCCCCAGATCCAGTCCATCCGTAGAGTGAGGGACATGCAGACACATCGCAGAGGCTGCTTTGAGTGGACCGTCTAG